The following are encoded in a window of Candidatus Methylomirabilis limnetica genomic DNA:
- a CDS encoding diacylglycerol/lipid kinase family protein: MPMLAKNDVGSTPCAPNPWDTSRPRRLGILINPQSGANRHSLQAILRILDRYKPAIHRLVRGPKDVAGALTDMAAQQVEVLAVCGGDGTVHAMLTALFPTSPFAVRPLVVLIAGGTTNMTAADVGMGGKPVRALERLLAWSEGRGPSGQLVRRAILRVDCGPGSAPQFGMFFSAAGIVQVTRVRRATRRQAGSKLMRGGLGTAVTVGRYLLGLAMGRRVVEPTPIAVRLDGQSCGTHNYLALFITTLVRLNPGIRPYWGEGDGPLRYTAVAYEHQDLLLAAPSFFHGRPNRYLTPESGYTSRNIHEAVLQLKAKCALDGQILAGESPRVLTVTHGGEIDFVRL; encoded by the coding sequence ATGCCTATGCTTGCGAAGAATGACGTCGGTTCTACTCCTTGCGCCCCGAATCCGTGGGACACCAGCCGGCCGCGACGGCTTGGCATCCTGATCAATCCGCAGAGCGGGGCGAATCGACACAGTCTTCAGGCCATCCTGCGCATCCTGGACCGGTACAAGCCGGCGATCCACCGATTGGTTAGGGGGCCAAAGGACGTAGCCGGCGCCCTTACAGACATGGCTGCGCAGCAAGTAGAGGTCCTGGCTGTCTGCGGTGGTGATGGAACCGTCCATGCCATGCTGACTGCCCTGTTTCCTACCAGCCCCTTTGCGGTGAGACCTTTGGTAGTTCTTATTGCAGGGGGGACCACGAATATGACCGCTGCCGACGTCGGCATGGGAGGTAAGCCGGTGCGGGCCTTAGAGCGCCTGCTGGCTTGGTCAGAGGGTAGGGGGCCCTCGGGACAGCTTGTCCGGCGGGCGATCCTGCGGGTGGATTGTGGACCGGGCAGTGCCCCTCAGTTTGGGATGTTCTTCAGCGCCGCCGGCATCGTTCAAGTCACTCGCGTTCGACGGGCGACTCGCCGGCAGGCCGGATCGAAACTGATGCGCGGTGGCCTGGGGACAGCCGTCACAGTGGGCCGGTATCTCCTGGGCCTTGCCATGGGACGACGCGTTGTTGAGCCCACCCCGATCGCTGTTCGTTTAGACGGTCAATCGTGCGGTACGCACAACTACCTCGCGCTGTTCATCACCACGTTGGTGCGTTTGAATCCAGGAATACGACCGTACTGGGGGGAGGGGGATGGTCCACTCAGGTATACGGCGGTTGCCTATGAGCACCAGGATCTTCTGCTCGCTGCGCCTTCGTTCTTCCATGGTAGACCCAACCGGTACCTGACACCTGAGTCTGGGTACACGAGCAGGAACATCCATGAAGCCGTACTGCAATTAAAGGCGAAATGCGCGCTTGACGGACAAATCCTTGCGGGCGAGTCGCCGCGCGTATTAACGGTGACTCACGGCGGGGAGATAGACTTTGTACGACTCTAA
- a CDS encoding ABC transporter ATP-binding protein yields the protein MRFLSTIVRMYPRRSALTLISLLFASIAEGAGLLFLLPMLSMATGEKTFVTGSLPSGAQHILMQSLSVVGLTPTVGTLLIVIVFCVTVKGAFLLLAKTQVGYTVTHVATELRLSLLQALLAARWEYYVRQPVGSFANAVGTEAMRASMAYLEGAKSTTLFIEAVVYACVAFVVAGKTTLGILVPGIVIFYGLNRFIRMAHRAGNRQTHLLKSLLAGLTDSLQSIKPLKAMAREELIGPPLKSNARRLNRAFQREVLSTELLSSSQEILLTVIIAVGLYVALSRWQMPFNIVMVMVFLLARLLTCLAKMQRQYQKMRTLESAFWSLQAAIDGANRDREAEPGGLPPHLERALCLDKVNFGYGKHRVLWNASLTVPVGSFTAIMGPSGAGKTTIADLFTGLLRPQQGHVFIDDLPLDSVDLRQWRRMIGYVPQETFLFHDTVLQNVTLGDPELSEADAEAALRAAGAWDFVIARPSGIHSSVGERGSTLSGGQRQRIAIARALAHRPKLLILDEVTSALDPETETEICRMLRGLLGRLTILAISHQPTVVESADRVYRIRHGEVSLVTSDHDSGLIPIMPQA from the coding sequence ATGCGGTTTTTAAGTACCATCGTCCGGATGTATCCGCGACGGAGCGCACTCACCCTCATCTCCCTCTTGTTCGCCAGCATTGCAGAGGGGGCCGGACTCCTCTTTCTGCTTCCGATGCTGAGCATGGCGACCGGTGAAAAGACCTTTGTGACCGGTTCGCTCCCATCCGGTGCGCAGCATATCCTGATGCAATCACTTTCAGTCGTAGGACTCACGCCGACAGTCGGTACGCTGCTGATTGTTATTGTCTTCTGTGTGACGGTCAAAGGGGCATTTCTCCTATTGGCCAAAACTCAGGTCGGCTATACGGTTACGCACGTCGCCACTGAACTACGACTCTCGCTGCTCCAAGCTCTGCTGGCCGCTCGGTGGGAGTATTACGTGCGCCAACCCGTCGGAAGCTTCGCTAACGCAGTAGGTACTGAAGCGATGCGGGCTTCAATGGCGTACCTTGAGGGCGCCAAGAGTACGACCCTGTTTATAGAGGCCGTTGTGTATGCATGTGTAGCCTTCGTTGTTGCGGGGAAGACAACCTTGGGAATACTGGTTCCCGGAATCGTAATCTTCTATGGACTCAACCGTTTCATCCGCATGGCACACCGAGCTGGAAACCGCCAGACCCATTTATTAAAATCCCTTCTCGCCGGCCTAACTGATAGCCTTCAATCCATCAAACCCCTCAAAGCGATGGCGCGCGAAGAGTTGATCGGCCCTCCCCTCAAGTCCAACGCCAGGCGATTAAACCGGGCGTTTCAGCGTGAAGTACTCAGCACCGAGCTGCTCAGCTCCTCCCAAGAGATTCTTTTAACCGTCATTATTGCTGTCGGGTTATATGTGGCCCTTAGCCGGTGGCAGATGCCGTTTAATATCGTAATGGTTATGGTGTTCCTTCTTGCTCGATTGTTGACCTGCCTGGCCAAGATGCAGCGGCAATACCAGAAAATGCGAACCCTGGAAAGCGCCTTCTGGTCGTTGCAAGCGGCCATTGACGGCGCGAACCGTGACCGTGAAGCAGAGCCAGGAGGCCTTCCCCCCCACCTCGAGAGAGCCCTTTGCCTGGACAAGGTCAACTTTGGATATGGAAAACATCGTGTGCTTTGGAATGCGTCGCTGACCGTTCCGGTGGGATCATTCACTGCCATCATGGGACCATCCGGGGCGGGGAAAACGACGATAGCAGATCTGTTTACGGGTCTGTTGCGTCCGCAGCAAGGTCATGTCTTTATCGACGACCTGCCGCTGGACAGCGTGGATCTCAGGCAGTGGCGGCGGATGATCGGATATGTACCACAAGAGACCTTCCTGTTTCACGACACAGTGCTGCAGAACGTGACGCTTGGCGATCCGGAGCTGAGCGAGGCTGATGCCGAAGCCGCTCTGCGTGCTGCAGGCGCCTGGGACTTTGTGATAGCACGGCCCTCCGGGATCCACAGCTCGGTCGGGGAGCGCGGGTCGACGCTGTCAGGAGGCCAGCGGCAACGCATCGCCATCGCCAGGGCGCTGGCACATCGGCCCAAACTGCTGATTCTGGACGAAGTTACCAGTGCGCTCGATCCGGAGACCGAGACTGAGATATGCCGAATGCTCCGTGGCCTTCTGGGCCGGTTGACGATTTTGGCCATCTCGCATCAGCCTACCGTGGTGGAGTCTGCCGACAGGGTCTACCGGATACGACACGGCGAGGTTTCTTTGGTTACGAGCGACCATGATTCGGGCCTTATCCCAATCATGCCACAGGCGTAA
- a CDS encoding fatty acid desaturase family protein, with the protein MAPSAALHGPKSPATDERETPAFSHREAKRLVQDLFTPKPALYWADFLMTVSIGYGFAAIYLMAPAFSVMQIVAFLVSGLALFRVGIFIHELVHREEPSMIGFHIAWNLLFGVPFLLHSLLYRSHLDHHYPRKFGTPAEGEYLPLASAPIRETVLYLAQIPVVPLLAAFRFLVLVPLSFLYPPSRRWLLEQWSSYTINPYYRRVIPSTEPLGLWAALDLLCLLWLVVVIGLIFKGFIVWTTVGMVYGLSISTIALNWVRTLAAHRFLNTGGNMTYVEQIEDSQTIEGRSLLTLLLFPIGLRYHALHHLFPLMPYHSMGEAHRRLMSALTEDSPYKKGIFPSLWAALRELLRGARVAGKAGQNPMQAWRHPRTATYAR; encoded by the coding sequence ATGGCGCCTTCTGCTGCCCTGCATGGACCGAAATCGCCGGCTACCGACGAGCGAGAGACTCCGGCTTTTTCGCACCGAGAGGCCAAGAGGCTTGTTCAGGATCTGTTCACACCAAAGCCCGCACTCTATTGGGCTGACTTTCTGATGACGGTGTCCATTGGGTACGGCTTTGCTGCGATCTACCTGATGGCGCCAGCGTTCTCGGTCATGCAGATTGTAGCATTCCTGGTTTCCGGGCTGGCGTTATTCAGGGTTGGCATCTTCATCCATGAGCTTGTCCATAGAGAGGAGCCCTCCATGATAGGATTTCATATCGCCTGGAATCTTCTGTTCGGGGTGCCTTTTCTCCTCCATTCACTTCTATACCGTAGCCATCTTGACCATCATTACCCTCGCAAGTTTGGCACCCCGGCTGAGGGAGAATATCTCCCTCTGGCCTCGGCTCCTATTCGCGAAACGGTACTGTATCTCGCACAGATTCCGGTTGTGCCGCTCCTGGCTGCTTTTCGCTTCCTGGTCCTGGTGCCGCTGTCATTTCTCTATCCCCCCTCTCGGCGGTGGCTCCTGGAACAATGGTCCTCGTATACCATCAATCCCTACTATCGGCGCGTCATTCCATCAACGGAACCTCTGGGCCTCTGGGCAGCACTGGATCTTCTCTGTCTGCTGTGGTTAGTCGTCGTCATCGGACTGATTTTCAAAGGATTTATCGTATGGACGACGGTTGGAATGGTCTATGGTCTGTCGATCTCTACAATCGCTTTGAACTGGGTTCGTACGCTGGCTGCGCACCGTTTCCTGAATACGGGAGGCAACATGACCTACGTGGAGCAGATCGAGGACTCTCAGACTATCGAGGGACGTTCCTTGTTGACGCTGCTCCTATTTCCAATTGGATTGCGTTATCATGCCCTCCATCATCTTTTTCCGCTCATGCCCTATCACTCTATGGGCGAGGCCCATCGCCGCTTGATGAGCGCACTTACCGAGGACTCGCCATACAAGAAGGGGATCTTCCCCAGTTTGTGGGCTGCGCTCCGCGAACTGTTGCGAGGCGCGAGAGTAGCGGGAAAGGCCGGACAAAATCCGATGCAGGCGTGGCGTCACCCGAGAACGGCGACGTATGCGCGGTAG
- a CDS encoding CDP-alcohol phosphatidyltransferase family protein: MAVCAHILREAPVTLWKLSSRERCRRVLRQAGVTAIVDDLSSVKPDDSVLIVRGDYLFDGRVLHSLARSLNVVFQVPIGTSRAVVAAHVPANLAAEASAMLSSEGHTAALPGVSIEQLEGLLSSFNKSLRKSEPPFVVPIRAENKRALEERLFSSSYRSVTDLVTKWVWPTPAQWVTRLCVAVGMRPNHVTMTSVVLVIVAATLFAKGSYGWGLAAAWVMTFLDTVDGKLARVTVTSTRFGHFLDKILDLVHPPVWYLLWGVGLESFHPGIPSLTLNLAVWAIFIGYILGRLVEGAFQHLLGQYGIFCWRPFDSYFRLVTARRNPNLILLTVSLGFSRPDLGLAAVTVWTAFSTLLLLVRLGTAVYARITYGPLRSWLADGIGHCGDRSLAVRLFTDRMPSSGSEA, translated from the coding sequence ATGGCTGTTTGCGCCCACATACTTAGAGAGGCTCCAGTCACGCTGTGGAAGCTATCATCCCGCGAGCGCTGCCGGCGCGTGCTGAGGCAGGCGGGGGTCACGGCGATTGTGGATGATCTCTCCTCCGTGAAACCAGACGATTCCGTGCTCATCGTTCGCGGGGATTACCTTTTCGATGGCCGGGTCCTTCACAGTCTGGCCAGGTCGTTGAATGTCGTGTTCCAGGTGCCCATCGGAACATCTCGCGCGGTCGTTGCAGCTCATGTGCCGGCTAACCTGGCGGCGGAGGCCAGTGCGATGCTGTCTTCGGAAGGTCACACGGCTGCTCTACCGGGAGTCAGCATAGAGCAACTTGAAGGCCTGCTCTCGTCATTTAACAAGTCGTTACGCAAATCGGAGCCACCCTTTGTGGTGCCCATCAGGGCCGAAAACAAACGCGCGCTGGAGGAGCGCTTGTTTTCCAGCTCCTACAGAAGCGTGACCGATCTGGTCACTAAATGGGTGTGGCCTACTCCTGCCCAATGGGTGACGCGTCTGTGCGTAGCCGTGGGCATGAGGCCGAACCATGTCACGATGACCAGCGTGGTACTGGTCATCGTGGCCGCGACCCTGTTTGCTAAAGGTAGCTACGGATGGGGACTTGCCGCCGCATGGGTCATGACCTTCCTCGATACGGTAGACGGGAAGCTCGCCAGGGTGACCGTCACGAGCACCCGGTTCGGCCACTTTCTGGACAAGATCCTGGATCTGGTCCATCCCCCGGTGTGGTACCTGCTGTGGGGCGTCGGGCTGGAGTCCTTCCACCCGGGCATTCCGTCACTCACTCTGAACCTCGCGGTATGGGCGATCTTCATCGGATACATTCTCGGACGCTTGGTCGAGGGCGCATTTCAGCATTTGCTTGGCCAGTACGGTATCTTCTGCTGGCGTCCCTTTGACTCCTACTTCAGACTCGTAACTGCCAGACGCAATCCCAATCTGATCCTTCTTACCGTAAGCCTGGGTTTCAGCAGGCCGGATTTGGGATTAGCTGCCGTTACCGTATGGACGGCGTTCTCGACCCTTCTGCTCCTGGTACGCCTTGGCACCGCCGTCTATGCGCGGATTACGTACGGACCGTTACGATCCTGGCTAGCCGATGGAATTGGACACTGTGGCGACCGTTCGCTTGCCGTACGGCTGTTTACCGATCGAATGCCGTCTTCGGGAAGCGAAGCGTGA